In bacterium, the DNA window ATCTCGGACAGCGGCGGCAGGGGCGCCATCCGCTGTTCCTGGTCGATCCGCTGCATGAGGTTCGTCACCTGGCGGGCCAGGCAGTCCAGGAAGAAGGCGGACCAGGCGGCGTTCGCGGCGCCATCCTCCCCGGCCCCGGCATCGCGCAGGCGGCGCGCGGCCTCGTCGTAGGCGGCGCGCTCGTCCTCGAAGACTCGGTCCAGGGAAGCGCTGGTCGCGTAGGCGTAGCCGTGCTTGAGCAGCAGCAGGGTCGCGAGCAGGCGCGACAGCCGGCCGTTGCCGTCCTGGAAGGGCTGGATGGCGAGGATGCCGCCGGTGACCGCGGCGATGGCGAGCAGGGGGTGGACGCGGTCGCCGTCGAGATCCGCGGCCGCGTCGGCGAGCAGCGCGGCGAGACGACGCGACGGTTCGGGATCGGCGCCGGAGGGTGCAGCGTCGGGGGGCGCCGCGTCGGGGACGGCGGGGACGGCCTCGAGGAAGACGTCCTGCGGCAGCGGCTGGCTGCGCGGGCGGCCGCGGTGGCGGGCGTCGCGCTCGGCGTGGCGCAGCAGGAACCCGTGCAGCAGGCGCACGTGGTGCTCGGTCAGGCCGATGTCGCGCCAGGATTTGACGACCATCTCGAGGGCGTCGGCGCAGCCGGC includes these proteins:
- a CDS encoding Fic family protein, which gives rise to MEGRHTEIITPGMLRAVGTVDEFKGRWSRPGILPPERLAALQRVATVETVGSSIRLDGAAMDDRAVERLLFGPQARAFASRDEQEAAGCADALEMVVKSWRDIGLTEHHVRLLHGFLLRHAERDARHRGRPRSQPLPQDVFLEAVPAVPDAAPPDAAPSGADPEPSRRLAALLADAAADLDGDRVHPLLAIAAVTGGILAIQPFQDGNGRLSRLLATLLLLKHGYAYATSASLDRVFEDERAAYDEAARRLRDAGAGEDGAANAAWSAFFLDCLARQVTNLMQRIDQEQRMAPLPPLSEMIFAAVRSHGRVTVRAATALTGANRNTVKAHLQRLVAEGRLARRGQRKGTWYELPGDAESSIPATRSEDR